One segment of Methylocella silvestris BL2 DNA contains the following:
- a CDS encoding sugar O-acetyltransferase, translated as MSQSEMQKMLAGALYRADDPEISAAHRKACIWLERYNSMLAASIAERHAALAELLGEVGAGVNIRPPFHCDYGFNIRIGAGAFLNFNCVILDVVAVSIGQMTQIGPAVQILAADHPRDPAQRRAMLESGRPVSIGANCWIGAGALILPGVTIGDDCIIGAGSVVTRDVAAGATVASNPARRLR; from the coding sequence ATGAGCCAAAGCGAGATGCAGAAAATGCTCGCGGGGGCGCTTTATCGCGCCGACGACCCGGAGATCTCGGCCGCCCACCGTAAGGCATGTATCTGGCTTGAGCGCTACAATTCCATGCTCGCGGCCTCGATCGCGGAGCGTCACGCGGCGCTGGCGGAATTGCTTGGCGAGGTCGGCGCTGGCGTCAATATCCGGCCGCCGTTCCATTGCGATTATGGCTTCAACATTCGCATCGGCGCGGGCGCGTTCCTCAATTTCAACTGCGTGATCCTCGATGTCGTTGCGGTGAGCATCGGCCAAATGACGCAAATCGGCCCGGCCGTGCAGATCCTCGCGGCCGACCATCCGCGCGATCCGGCGCAGCGTCGGGCCATGCTCGAATCGGGGCGTCCGGTCAGCATCGGCGCCAATTGCTGGATTGGCGCGGGGGCGTTGATCCTGCCCGGCGTGACGATCGGCGATGATTGCATCATCGGCGCGGGAAGCGTTGTGACGCGCGACGTCGCGGCGGGCGCGACCGTCGCCAGCAATCCGGCGCGGCGTCTCAGATAG
- the ettA gene encoding energy-dependent translational throttle protein EttA → MARQFIYHMQGLTKTFSTGKKILENVNLSFYPDAKIGVLGVNGAGKSTLLKIMAGIDKEYTGEGFVAEGARVGYLPQEPQLDSTLDVRGNVMQGVAAKTAILERYNDLAMNYSDETADEMTTLQDEIEAKGLWDLDAQVELAMDALGCPPDDWAVDKLSGGERRRVALCRLLLEQPELLLLDEPTNHLDAETVNWLEGHLRAYPGAILIVTHDRYFLDNVTGWILELDRGRGIPYEGNYSAWLKAKQKRLQQEKSEDASRMRAIEAEAGWISSSPKARQAKSKARIQRYEDLVNKQNDKQAVTGQIVIPVAERLGNTVVNFEHLSKGFGDKLLIDDLTFKLPPGGIVGVIGPNGAGKTTLFRMITGQEKPDKGTVTVGESVHLGYVDQSRDSLDPKKNVWEEISEGAEVIYLGKREINSRAYTGAFNFKGPDQQKKVGQLSGGERNRVHLAKMLKSGANLLLLDEPTNDLDIETLRALEEALTDFAGCAVIISHDRFFLDRIATHILAYEGDSHVEWFEGNFQDYEEDKKRRLGQESLIPHRMKYKKFSR, encoded by the coding sequence ATGGCGCGGCAATTCATTTATCATATGCAAGGCCTGACGAAGACGTTTTCGACCGGCAAGAAGATCCTCGAAAACGTCAATCTCTCCTTTTATCCCGACGCCAAGATCGGCGTGCTCGGCGTCAATGGCGCGGGCAAATCGACGCTTTTGAAGATCATGGCCGGGATCGACAAGGAATATACGGGCGAGGGCTTTGTCGCCGAAGGCGCCCGCGTCGGCTATCTGCCGCAGGAGCCGCAGCTCGATTCCACGCTCGACGTGCGCGGCAATGTCATGCAGGGCGTCGCGGCGAAAACGGCGATCCTCGAACGCTACAACGACCTCGCCATGAATTATTCTGACGAGACGGCGGATGAAATGACGACGCTGCAGGACGAGATCGAGGCCAAGGGCCTGTGGGATCTCGACGCGCAGGTGGAGCTCGCCATGGACGCGCTCGGCTGCCCGCCCGACGATTGGGCGGTCGACAAGCTCTCCGGCGGCGAGCGCCGCCGCGTCGCGCTGTGCCGCCTTCTGCTCGAACAGCCGGAGCTTTTGTTGCTCGACGAGCCGACCAACCATCTCGACGCCGAGACGGTGAATTGGCTCGAAGGTCATTTGCGGGCCTATCCGGGCGCGATCCTGATCGTGACCCATGACCGCTATTTTCTCGACAATGTGACGGGCTGGATTCTCGAGCTCGACCGCGGCCGGGGCATTCCTTACGAGGGCAATTATTCGGCGTGGCTGAAGGCGAAGCAAAAGCGCCTGCAGCAGGAAAAGAGCGAGGACGCCTCGCGCATGCGCGCGATCGAGGCGGAAGCCGGCTGGATTTCGTCGAGCCCGAAGGCGCGGCAGGCGAAGTCGAAAGCGCGCATTCAGCGCTATGAGGACCTCGTCAACAAGCAGAACGACAAGCAGGCGGTGACCGGACAGATCGTCATTCCCGTGGCCGAGCGGCTCGGCAATACGGTGGTCAATTTCGAGCATCTGTCGAAGGGTTTTGGCGACAAATTGCTGATCGACGATCTGACCTTCAAGCTGCCGCCCGGCGGCATCGTCGGCGTCATCGGCCCGAATGGCGCGGGCAAGACGACGCTGTTTCGCATGATCACCGGTCAGGAGAAGCCGGACAAGGGCACGGTGACGGTCGGGGAGTCCGTCCATCTCGGTTACGTCGATCAGTCGCGCGATTCGCTCGACCCCAAGAAGAACGTCTGGGAGGAAATTTCCGAGGGCGCCGAAGTGATCTATCTCGGCAAGCGCGAGATCAATTCGCGCGCCTATACCGGCGCCTTCAATTTCAAGGGTCCTGACCAGCAGAAAAAGGTTGGCCAGCTTTCGGGCGGCGAGCGCAACCGCGTGCATCTTGCAAAGATGCTGAAATCAGGCGCCAATCTGCTGCTGCTCGATGAGCCGACCAATGATCTCGACATTGAGACGCTGCGCGCGCTCGAGGAGGCGCTGACCGATTTCGCCGGCTGCGCGGTCATCATCTCGCATGACCGCTTCTTTTTGGACCGTATCGCCACCCACATCCTCGCCTATGAAGGCGACAGCCATGTCGAATGGTTTGAGGGGAATTTCCAGGATTATGAGGAGGACAAGAAACGCCGCCTCGGCCAGGAAAGCCTCATTCCGCACCGGATGAAATACAAGAAATTTTCGCGCTAA
- a CDS encoding HAD-IA family hydrolase — protein MNKSLAIPPLLVFDLDGTLADTAADLVSTLNAILTQEGLAAVSFKDARAMVGAGAKALLQRGLKANDVVVEEERLDQLFADYLDHYEAHIADESVLYPGVTAALDRFEAAGWNFAVCTNKFEAPSRLLLTALGIADRFKAICGKDTFAVSKPEGDALLQTIAKAGGDPRRAIMVGDSKTDIDTAHNAKVPVVAVTFGYTDLPVETFEPDRIIGHFDALWDAVEEISAVFHVA, from the coding sequence ATGAACAAGTCTCTCGCAATCCCGCCGCTGCTGGTCTTCGACCTCGACGGCACGCTGGCCGACACCGCGGCCGACCTCGTCTCGACCCTGAACGCCATCTTGACCCAAGAAGGACTGGCGGCCGTCTCTTTCAAGGACGCGCGCGCAATGGTCGGCGCCGGAGCCAAGGCGCTGCTGCAGCGGGGGCTCAAGGCAAATGACGTCGTCGTCGAAGAAGAGCGGCTCGATCAATTATTCGCCGACTATCTCGATCATTACGAGGCGCATATCGCCGATGAGAGCGTGCTCTATCCAGGCGTGACCGCCGCGCTCGACCGTTTCGAGGCGGCCGGCTGGAACTTTGCCGTCTGCACCAATAAATTCGAGGCGCCCTCGCGCCTGCTCTTGACCGCCCTCGGCATCGCCGACCGGTTCAAGGCGATCTGCGGCAAGGACACATTCGCAGTGAGCAAGCCGGAAGGCGACGCTCTGCTGCAGACGATCGCCAAAGCCGGCGGCGATCCGCGCCGTGCGATTATGGTCGGCGATTCCAAGACCGATATCGACACGGCCCATAACGCCAAGGTTCCGGTCGTGGCCGTCACCTTCGGTTATACGGATCTGCCGGTCGAAACGTTCGAGCCGGATCGGATCATCGGCCATTTCGACGCGCTTTGGGACGCGGTCGAAGAGATTTCCGCCGTCTTCCACGTCGCCTGA
- a CDS encoding class II 3-deoxy-7-phosphoheptulonate synthase codes for MSVESWSPSSWRAKPIEQSPVYSDAAALADVERQLAGFPPLVFAGEARKLKRMLGKVANGEAFLLQGGDCAESFAEHSADNIRDFFRVFLQMAVVETFAAALPVVKVGRIAGQFAKPRSAPNETVGGVSLPSYRGDIVNDIAFEASARVPDPARQLMAYRQAAATLNLLRAFATGGYANLENAHQWMLGFIKDSPQSARYQELADHITQTLGFMRAIGLDPESHQELRQTDFYTSHEALLLGFEEALTRVDSTTGDYYATSGHMIWIGDRTRQPGHAHIEYARGVKNPIGLKCGPTLNPDELIRLIDILNPDNEAGRLTLICRFGADKVEASLPTLIRAVQQEGRSVVWSCDPMHGNTVKAASGYKTRPFDKIMSEIRSFFAVHQGEGTYPGGVHLEMTGKNVTECTGGARAISDADLHDRYHTYCDPRLNAEQAIEVAFLIAELLKTGRMGKGLQAHPAAAE; via the coding sequence ATGTCCGTCGAGTCCTGGTCGCCGTCGAGCTGGAGAGCCAAGCCGATCGAGCAGTCGCCCGTCTATTCCGACGCCGCGGCGCTCGCGGATGTCGAACGGCAGCTCGCCGGCTTTCCTCCGCTCGTCTTTGCCGGCGAAGCGCGCAAGTTGAAGCGCATGCTCGGCAAGGTCGCCAATGGCGAAGCTTTTCTGCTTCAGGGCGGCGATTGCGCCGAAAGCTTTGCCGAGCATTCGGCGGACAATATTCGCGATTTCTTCCGCGTCTTCCTGCAGATGGCGGTGGTGGAAACCTTCGCCGCCGCGCTGCCGGTGGTCAAGGTTGGCCGCATCGCCGGCCAGTTCGCCAAGCCCCGTTCGGCGCCGAACGAGACCGTCGGCGGCGTGTCGCTGCCGAGCTATCGCGGCGATATCGTCAATGACATTGCGTTTGAGGCGAGCGCCCGCGTGCCAGACCCCGCGCGCCAGCTCATGGCCTATCGGCAGGCGGCGGCGACCTTGAACCTGCTGCGCGCCTTCGCGACGGGCGGCTACGCCAATCTTGAAAACGCGCATCAATGGATGCTGGGCTTCATCAAGGACAGCCCGCAGTCGGCGCGCTATCAGGAGCTTGCCGACCACATCACCCAAACGCTCGGCTTCATGCGGGCGATCGGGCTCGATCCCGAGTCCCATCAGGAGCTGCGGCAGACCGATTTTTACACCTCGCATGAGGCGCTGCTGCTCGGCTTCGAGGAGGCGCTGACGCGCGTCGATTCGACGACCGGGGATTATTACGCGACCTCCGGCCATATGATCTGGATCGGCGACCGCACGCGTCAGCCCGGCCACGCCCATATCGAATATGCGCGCGGCGTTAAAAACCCGATCGGCCTCAAATGCGGCCCGACGCTGAACCCTGATGAGCTGATCCGGCTGATCGACATCCTGAACCCGGACAATGAGGCCGGGCGCCTGACGCTGATCTGCCGCTTCGGCGCCGACAAGGTCGAGGCCAGCCTGCCGACCCTGATCCGCGCCGTTCAACAGGAAGGACGCAGCGTCGTGTGGTCTTGCGATCCGATGCATGGCAACACGGTCAAGGCCGCCTCCGGCTACAAGACGCGGCCGTTCGACAAGATCATGAGCGAGATCCGCTCCTTCTTCGCGGTCCACCAGGGCGAAGGAACCTATCCGGGCGGCGTGCATCTCGAAATGACCGGAAAGAACGTCACCGAATGCACCGGCGGCGCGCGCGCGATCTCCGACGCCGATCTGCATGATCGCTATCATACCTATTGCGATCCGCGCCTCAATGCAGAGCAGGCGATCGAGGTGGCTTTCCTGATCGCCGAACTGTTGAAGACCGGCCGTATGGGCAAGGGCCTGCAGGCCCATCCCGCCGCCGCCGAATGA
- a CDS encoding DUF2059 domain-containing protein → MQSVFRSIRLTAACAIFIAGFAGLATAQKSAPQAAPPAAPAPAGVIKPSHLAAARALVLSSGMARSFTAIIPEFVDQIGASLSQTRPELTQDLKEVLTNLQPEFERLPDQMTGFAAQIFAQHLSEPDINTAVAFFTSAAGKNYVASQPAVLSDIVTAMQGWQGKISTDMMTRVREEMKKKGHDI, encoded by the coding sequence TTGCAGAGCGTTTTTCGTTCCATCAGGCTGACAGCGGCCTGCGCGATTTTCATCGCGGGTTTTGCGGGTCTCGCGACGGCGCAGAAGTCCGCCCCCCAGGCGGCGCCCCCCGCGGCGCCCGCGCCAGCCGGCGTCATCAAACCGTCCCACCTCGCCGCGGCGCGCGCGCTGGTGCTGAGTTCCGGCATGGCGCGCTCCTTCACCGCCATCATCCCCGAATTCGTCGATCAGATCGGCGCGTCGCTGAGCCAAACCCGCCCGGAGTTGACCCAGGATCTCAAAGAGGTTTTGACCAATCTGCAGCCGGAATTCGAACGTTTGCCGGATCAAATGACCGGTTTCGCGGCGCAGATTTTCGCCCAGCATCTCAGCGAGCCCGACATCAATACGGCGGTCGCCTTTTTCACCAGCGCCGCCGGCAAGAATTACGTGGCGTCGCAACCGGCCGTCCTCAGCGACATCGTGACCGCCATGCAGGGCTGGCAGGGCAAGATATCGACCGATATGATGACCCGGGTGCGGGAAGAAATGAAGAAAAAGGGCCACGACATCTGA
- a CDS encoding class I SAM-dependent methyltransferase: protein MTDIAQGFRDADGGMLQELTHCLGVLNDLPLFRSYKARTWAALGVRDGDKVVDVACGTGFDVIEMAKRFPAAEIFGVDRSEGLLGAARSRAQGLGNVRFLQANADRLPLQTDAFDGARIDRALQHIEDPRASLREMVRVTRPGGRIVAAEPDWGTFVLYNGAGAASAKMSEVWLRSFRNPFVGRELGVMLDECGVTDLQCEAHALATTDLACADAVFDLPRLCRNCVEAGVLTPQQADLWRENALAVSEKGAFFAGVNILTFHGTVSA from the coding sequence ATGACCGATATCGCTCAAGGATTTCGCGACGCGGACGGCGGAATGCTGCAGGAGCTGACGCATTGCCTCGGTGTCCTGAACGACCTGCCGCTGTTCCGATCGTATAAGGCGCGCACATGGGCGGCGCTCGGCGTCCGGGATGGCGACAAGGTCGTCGACGTCGCCTGCGGGACCGGCTTTGACGTCATCGAAATGGCGAAGCGCTTCCCGGCCGCGGAGATCTTCGGCGTCGACCGGAGCGAGGGCCTTCTTGGCGCCGCGCGCTCCCGCGCGCAGGGACTGGGGAACGTCAGATTCCTGCAGGCGAACGCCGACCGCCTTCCGTTACAGACGGACGCCTTCGATGGCGCGCGGATCGACCGCGCGCTGCAGCACATCGAAGATCCGCGCGCGAGCCTGCGGGAAATGGTTCGCGTGACGCGTCCCGGCGGGCGGATCGTCGCCGCCGAGCCTGACTGGGGAACCTTTGTCCTCTATAATGGCGCTGGCGCCGCGAGCGCAAAAATGAGCGAAGTCTGGCTGCGATCGTTCCGCAACCCGTTCGTCGGGCGCGAGCTCGGCGTCATGCTCGACGAATGCGGCGTCACCGATCTGCAATGCGAAGCCCATGCGCTTGCGACGACCGATCTGGCCTGCGCCGACGCCGTCTTTGACCTGCCGCGCCTTTGCCGCAATTGCGTCGAGGCCGGCGTCCTGACGCCGCAGCAGGCGGACCTCTGGCGCGAGAACGCCTTGGCCGTTTCGGAAAAGGGCGCATTTTTCGCCGGCGTGAATATTCTGACATTCCACGGGACTGTTTCAGCCTAG
- a CDS encoding DUF3309 family protein encodes MSTLLIIIILIILFGGGGGYWAYGSYGGAGLGGVLGTVLIILLILWLLGALR; translated from the coding sequence ATGAGCACGCTTCTCATAATCATTATTTTAATAATCTTGTTCGGCGGCGGAGGCGGCTATTGGGCCTATGGCTCCTACGGCGGCGCAGGTCTCGGCGGGGTGCTCGGCACCGTCCTGATCATTTTGCTGATCTTGTGGTTGCTCGGCGCTTTGCGTTGA
- the rpiA gene encoding ribose-5-phosphate isomerase RpiA — translation MTTLSPDEAKRAAAAEAIKLVRPGMKLGLGTGSTARHFVDLLGGLVAAGLDVLCVPTSEETRAQAAALGVALTTIDAEPELDLTVDGADEFDDSLRLVKGGGGALLREKIVATASKTMVVIADVSKHVEIMGKFPLPVEVTRFGLEATRRLIRARAEEAGCAGEIVLRDKGPGQPFITDNGNFILDCHFGALPRPEQLAQDLSAIPGVVEHGLFIGLAKAVICAGPGGIEIFGRLEAQAPP, via the coding sequence ATGACCACCCTAAGCCCCGATGAGGCCAAACGCGCCGCGGCCGCCGAGGCGATCAAGCTCGTCAGGCCCGGCATGAAGCTTGGCCTTGGCACGGGATCCACGGCGCGGCATTTCGTCGATCTTCTCGGCGGCCTCGTCGCCGCGGGGCTCGATGTCCTCTGCGTGCCGACCTCGGAGGAGACGCGGGCCCAGGCGGCGGCGCTCGGCGTCGCGCTGACGACGATCGACGCCGAGCCCGAGCTCGACCTCACCGTCGACGGCGCCGACGAGTTCGATGACAGTCTGCGGCTGGTCAAGGGCGGCGGCGGCGCATTGCTCAGGGAAAAAATCGTCGCCACGGCCTCGAAGACGATGGTCGTGATCGCCGACGTCTCCAAACATGTGGAGATCATGGGCAAATTCCCGCTGCCGGTCGAGGTGACCCGGTTTGGCCTCGAGGCGACGCGGCGGCTGATCCGCGCCAGGGCGGAGGAGGCGGGCTGCGCCGGCGAGATCGTGCTGCGCGACAAGGGCCCCGGTCAGCCTTTCATCACCGACAATGGCAATTTCATCCTCGACTGCCATTTCGGCGCGCTGCCGCGTCCTGAGCAATTGGCGCAGGATCTCAGTGCGATCCCGGGCGTCGTCGAGCACGGCCTCTTCATCGGCCTTGCTAAAGCGGTGATCTGCGCCGGCCCGGGCGGAATCGAGATCTTCGGCCGGCTCGAAGCACAGGCGCCGCCCTGA
- the gor gene encoding glutathione-disulfide reductase: protein MTDFDVDLFVIGAGSGGVRAARIAAGYGARVAIAEEFRVGGTCVIRGCVPKKLMVYASRFRDEFDDAAGFGWTIPETAFDWPKLVAAKEREISRLSAIYRANLEKAGVAMIDSRAEIEDPNSIVLADGRRLSAKIILVATGGTPVLEPEIPGRELAITSNEVFDLPVMPPRLLIVGAGYISVEFASIFTRLGSKVAIASRGENVLRGFDDDMRCGVRDALVEEGVEMHFSHLPTRIEKIDGGLRVHLTSGLQLDVDQVMMATGRRPHTKGLGLERAGVKLDGVGAVIVDHFSQSNVKSIYAVGDVTNRIQLTPIAIREGHAFADTVFGDKPTAVDHAHVPTAVFTTPELGAVGLTEVEAREVCDCVDIYQASFRPLKATLSGRTEKTMMKIVVDGRSDVVLGVHILGEGAAELAQVLAIAIRLGAKKADFDATIAVHPTSAEELVTMRARTARFERATAGPEAPDAVDAEFLNG, encoded by the coding sequence ATGACCGATTTCGATGTTGATCTTTTCGTAATCGGGGCCGGCTCCGGGGGCGTGCGCGCCGCCCGCATCGCCGCGGGCTATGGCGCTCGGGTCGCCATCGCCGAGGAATTCCGCGTCGGCGGAACCTGCGTCATTCGCGGCTGCGTGCCGAAGAAGCTGATGGTCTACGCCAGCCGCTTTCGTGACGAATTTGACGATGCGGCCGGGTTTGGCTGGACCATCCCTGAGACGGCCTTCGACTGGCCAAAGCTCGTGGCCGCCAAGGAGCGCGAAATTTCGCGGTTGTCCGCGATCTATCGGGCCAATCTCGAAAAAGCCGGCGTCGCGATGATCGACAGCCGCGCCGAGATCGAAGATCCAAACAGCATTGTCCTTGCCGATGGCCGCAGGCTCAGCGCCAAAATCATCCTTGTCGCGACCGGCGGGACGCCTGTGCTTGAGCCGGAGATTCCAGGTCGCGAACTGGCGATCACCTCGAATGAGGTTTTCGATCTTCCCGTCATGCCGCCGCGTCTCCTGATCGTCGGCGCCGGCTATATTTCGGTGGAGTTCGCCTCGATTTTCACGCGGCTCGGATCGAAGGTCGCGATCGCCTCGCGCGGCGAAAATGTGCTGCGCGGATTTGACGACGACATGCGCTGCGGCGTGCGCGACGCGCTCGTGGAGGAGGGCGTCGAGATGCATTTCAGCCATCTTCCGACGCGGATCGAAAAGATCGACGGGGGTTTAAGAGTTCATCTCACCTCGGGCCTTCAGCTCGATGTGGATCAGGTGATGATGGCGACCGGCCGGCGCCCCCACACGAAGGGACTCGGCCTCGAGCGCGCTGGCGTGAAGCTGGATGGCGTCGGGGCCGTGATCGTCGATCATTTCTCGCAATCGAACGTCAAATCGATCTACGCCGTCGGCGACGTCACCAACCGCATTCAGCTGACGCCGATCGCCATCCGCGAGGGCCACGCCTTCGCCGATACGGTGTTCGGCGACAAGCCGACAGCGGTTGATCACGCCCATGTGCCGACCGCAGTGTTCACGACACCGGAGCTCGGCGCGGTCGGCCTCACCGAGGTTGAGGCGCGCGAGGTCTGCGACTGCGTCGATATCTATCAGGCGAGCTTTCGCCCGCTAAAAGCGACGCTTTCGGGCCGGACCGAGAAAACCATGATGAAAATCGTCGTCGACGGCCGTAGCGACGTCGTGCTTGGGGTCCATATTCTCGGCGAAGGCGCCGCAGAACTGGCGCAAGTCCTTGCCATCGCCATTCGCCTCGGCGCCAAGAAAGCCGATTTCGACGCGACCATCGCCGTGCATCCAACCTCGGCCGAGGAGCTTGTGACGATGCGCGCCCGCACGGCGCGCTTCGAGCGGGCGACCGCGGGCCCGGAGGCGCCCGACGCCGTTGACGCCGAGTTTTTGAACGGATGA
- a CDS encoding NAD+ synthase, translating into MTDTLVIGLAQIDSTVGDIAGNVARVRAARTEAAGFGADVVMFSELFIAGYPPEDLVLKPAFLEACRAALDDLARDTADGGPAILVGVPLVENGLAYNAYALLDGGRVEAVRYKVDLPNYGVFDEKRVFAPGPMPGPLTLRGVRIGVPICEDIWGPDPVECIAETGGEILLVPNGSPYWRGKADERLAIVAARVVESGLPLIYLNQVGGQDELVFDGASFGLNADRTLAFQLPAFTSVVARTVWRRGDNGFVCVEGPKAAIEQGEEADYSACVVGLRDYVEKNGFPGVVLGLSGGIDSALCAAMAVDALGAARVHCVMLPYRYTSNESLFDAEGCAKALGVRYDILPIEPIVSGFETTLRPLFAGTPPGLTEENIQSRVRGATLMAISNKFGAMLVTTGNKSELSVGYATIYGDMNGGFNPLKDLYKMEVFRLCRLRNRWKPKGALGPDGVVIPENILVKPPSAELRENQKDQDSLPPYEELDAILEGLVEKEMRVSDLIAAGFTAETVKKVERLLYLAEYKRRQSAPGVKVTKKNFGRDRRYPILNKFRDSGAPAPAPEKRGPSGLGVAPADDVV; encoded by the coding sequence ATGACCGACACGCTCGTCATCGGCCTCGCGCAGATTGATTCGACGGTTGGCGATATCGCCGGCAATGTCGCGCGCGTCCGCGCAGCCCGCACGGAAGCGGCGGGTTTCGGCGCTGACGTCGTGATGTTTTCGGAGCTCTTCATCGCCGGCTATCCGCCGGAAGATCTGGTTCTGAAGCCGGCCTTTCTGGAGGCCTGCCGAGCGGCCCTTGACGACCTTGCGCGCGACACCGCCGACGGCGGTCCGGCGATTCTCGTCGGCGTTCCGCTCGTCGAAAACGGGCTTGCCTACAACGCCTATGCGCTGCTCGACGGCGGCCGCGTCGAGGCCGTGCGCTACAAGGTCGATCTGCCGAATTACGGCGTTTTCGACGAAAAGCGCGTGTTCGCCCCGGGACCCATGCCGGGCCCCCTAACGCTGCGCGGCGTGCGCATCGGCGTGCCGATCTGCGAAGACATCTGGGGGCCCGATCCGGTCGAATGCATCGCCGAAACGGGCGGCGAAATTCTGCTCGTTCCCAACGGCTCGCCCTATTGGCGCGGCAAAGCTGACGAGCGCCTCGCCATTGTCGCCGCCCGGGTCGTCGAGAGCGGCCTGCCGCTGATCTATCTCAATCAGGTCGGCGGCCAGGACGAATTGGTTTTCGACGGCGCCTCCTTCGGCCTCAACGCCGACCGGACGCTCGCCTTCCAGCTTCCGGCCTTTACTTCCGTGGTGGCGAGAACCGTGTGGCGGCGCGGCGACAACGGCTTTGTCTGCGTTGAAGGGCCGAAGGCCGCCATCGAACAGGGCGAGGAGGCCGACTACAGCGCCTGTGTGGTCGGGCTTCGCGACTATGTCGAGAAGAACGGATTTCCCGGCGTCGTGCTCGGCCTCTCGGGCGGGATCGATTCCGCGCTATGCGCCGCCATGGCCGTGGACGCGCTGGGCGCCGCCCGCGTTCATTGCGTCATGCTGCCCTATCGCTACACCTCGAATGAGTCCCTTTTCGACGCGGAAGGCTGCGCAAAAGCGCTTGGCGTCCGCTACGACATTTTGCCGATCGAGCCGATCGTTTCCGGCTTCGAGACGACGCTGCGGCCATTGTTTGCTGGAACTCCCCCGGGCCTCACGGAAGAAAACATCCAGAGCCGCGTGCGCGGCGCAACGCTGATGGCAATCTCCAACAAATTTGGCGCGATGCTGGTGACGACTGGCAACAAGTCGGAATTGTCGGTTGGCTACGCCACCATCTATGGCGACATGAATGGCGGCTTCAATCCGTTGAAAGATCTCTACAAGATGGAGGTTTTTCGGCTGTGCCGCCTGCGCAACCGCTGGAAGCCGAAAGGCGCGCTCGGACCCGATGGCGTGGTGATTCCAGAAAATATTCTGGTGAAGCCGCCCTCGGCGGAGCTGCGCGAGAATCAGAAGGATCAGGATTCGCTGCCGCCCTATGAAGAGCTTGACGCCATTCTGGAAGGGCTGGTCGAAAAGGAGATGCGCGTCTCCGATCTGATCGCGGCGGGTTTTACGGCTGAAACGGTGAAGAAGGTCGAACGGCTGCTTTATCTCGCCGAATACAAGCGCCGCCAGTCGGCGCCCGGCGTCAAAGTGACGAAGAAGAATTTCGGCCGCGACCGCCGCTACCCGATCCTCAACAAATTCCGCGATTCGGGCGCTCCCGCCCCGGCGCCCGAAAAGCGAGGGCCGAGCGGCCTGGGCGTGGCTCCGGCCGATGATGTTGTGTAG
- the cynS gene encoding cyanase — MKRDELTEKILDIKRAKGWSWKHITTEIGGMSEVLVVGALLGQMKLVKPLAKKAAQLFELSESEERMLNETPYRGSPMPPTDPLLYRFYELIMVNGPAWKALIEEEFGDGIMSAIDFDMQIEREPNAKGDRVRISMSGKFLPYKYYGAEQGIPELGYKED; from the coding sequence GTGAAGCGAGACGAACTCACCGAGAAAATTCTCGACATCAAGCGCGCCAAAGGCTGGAGCTGGAAACATATCACGACAGAGATTGGCGGCATGTCCGAGGTTCTTGTCGTCGGCGCCCTGCTCGGCCAGATGAAGCTCGTCAAGCCCCTGGCGAAGAAGGCGGCGCAGCTGTTCGAGCTTTCCGAGAGCGAAGAGCGCATGCTGAACGAGACGCCCTATCGCGGCTCGCCGATGCCGCCCACCGACCCGCTGCTGTACCGTTTCTATGAGCTCATCATGGTCAACGGGCCGGCGTGGAAGGCGCTGATCGAGGAGGAATTCGGCGACGGCATCATGTCGGCGATCGATTTCGACATGCAGATCGAGCGGGAGCCCAACGCCAAGGGCGACCGCGTCCGCATCTCGATGTCGGGGAAATTCCTGCCCTATAAATATTACGGCGCCGAACAGGGCATTCCCGAGCTCGGTTACAAGGAAGACTGA